The DNA segment GTCATGTTTTATTtgctttgtttctttgttttattttcaaagaAAGGAGTTTTAGTTTGGCTCTTGGGCAATTCTGCCTAGCCCGATGAGTCCATATGAGCTTTGAAATCAGAAGGCCCAAGAAAGAGTAATTTGGGTCTATTCAGACCCATTGATTTGGGTCAATTGGCCCAGATTTCGTTTTGGCATGAAGAGATAAAAAACAGGGTAAGCAAGGGGTGAATTGCTCTGCCTTCTCTCTAGGAAGAGAAGGAATAGTAATTTCGTCATCATTTTCCGGTCATAACTCCGACATCCGGTGGTGGAACTAACCAAACTTGGTCTCAAAAGATACATAAATTCCTTACGAATATTACCCAATTGGTTTCAACTTCAGATCTATAGTTAATTTTTGTAGATCTTAATTTCATTTTCACGAATTATTGTAGCAGACAATGTTCTTCATTCAATTTCAGCGATTCAGCTAATTCCAGCGCTACTTTTCAGCATAACAGCTTGCCCAAGGTCTTCTAAGATTGGTTTGAATTCTAAGCTTCATTTTAAATCGAAATTACTGTTTTTTACAATTTAGACTGTGAAATTGGATTCACAGCCATAAGCAGTAAGTAACGTGAAGCTAATTTGAATTACAGTAGCATCGTTTTCTTGCAAAGCTGTTGCACCTTTGTCATGTTGTTAAAGTGCTAAAGAATTACATCTGTAATGAACACACAGGTAGGTGGCCAGCCACCTTTTGTGGTTGCGCTGCCTACACAACCTCCTCCAAACATTGCACAAACATCAGGGAACACAAATAACAACAAACAACCGATGGATTACTCCAAAATTCTGAAACCTTGCACTTTAAATGCTGCAATGCATGAGCAACAGGAAGTTGAGCCAATTCCCATTCGTCCACCTACAATATTGAATGGAGAACATGTTATTCAGTTCATAGAAGCAGAAGTAGAAAGGATGGATATCATCGAAGGTTTACAATATGCAATAGTTGGTAAATGTTCTTATGGCAGCCCAGAAATTTAACAACTGCGTAAGTTAATACCAATTCAATGCGGAATTAAAGGTGAGTGTAACATTGGATTTCTAAGGGATAGGCACATTTTGATTAGAATGACGTTAAGGCAGGACTATCTTCAATTCTCATCAAAAACTCATTACATAAAGGACAGGGATGGCTATCAATATCAGCTTAGGCCATTGATTTATGACTCAAAGTTTAGAGCAGATGAAGAAACACCCAAGGCAATGGCTTGGATTTCATTCCCAGGTCTATTGCCAACCTTTTTGTGAAGGAATGTCTATTTTCTCTAGCTACAGCAGTAGGTAAACCTATGCATCTAGACATGGCAACAATTAATAAAACTAGACCTAGTTGTGCTAGGGTGAAGGTACTAGTTGATCTACTTGCAGATTTGCCTAAAAAGGTGAGGATGGACATATTCAATGAAGCTAATGGAACGACAAGAACTGAATGGGTGAGAATTCAATATGACATGATGCCTAAATATTGCAGACATTGTAAACTTCAAGGGCATGATCAATTTGAATGTTGGAGGATACACACTGAACTATATGTGGAGAATGAGAATGCTAACCAAGCAGATACTGCTAAGAAGCAGGACATAGGGAACTCATAGCCTATAATGATTTTATCTAGTGAAAAGGTCGTGGGTAATGTAAATGTTACAGAAAAAGAGCAATGGAAGGAAGTGAAGGACAACAGAGTTAGAAatgtagtaaatcaaaatactagtcTCAATAATAATGGAATGGAGATGGCACCAACTAAGCAGCTTGAAAACAATAAGAATAAGGAGGGTACAAGCACTGTAGATAGACAAGCAGAAGCACAAAGCAACAATGGTATGGAATTGGTGGCAGTAGACAATGAAGATAATGATCATGTTCAAGTAGCTAACAAGTTTGCAATATTACAAGGgatggatgaagaggaagaaCCTGTCAATTGATAATAGTGGCAGCTAATGCAGCAACAAACAGTTCAGCAGTTCATAACCAAGCATCTACAaagcaaaaaccaaaacatatggTCAATAATGAGGAAAAGCTAAATCCAGCAGCATAAGCTTTTCATCTTAACTCATCGGGTATTGGTTCGACTAATGGTCTAGTCAATGGAAAAGAGGCATCAAAAGCAAAAAACGATACTGCACAATGGGTAGAAAGAAGTTTCAAGGATAAAACAGGAGATGGAATAGTGAAGATCAATACATCATGCCAAAAAAACCCATCACAAGATACATTTGTGAACAAGGAACTTAATAAAACTCCAAATTCTCAAGCAGAAAGGTCAAAATCGtctacatttaaagaaagagtgCAAGGCTGTGGTGGCAGGCTATGGGATGCACAAAGGGAATACGATTCAGAGGAGAACGAAGTACCACTAGGAGCACAAGTTGATGAGGAACCGAATGAGAAggacaaagaagaagatgagcaaagTGTAAATGGAGAGCTCCATGCCAATGACAACAATACAACTGGTAATTTTTTAATAATGGGAGGATCAGAAATTGTTGAGCACAACAATAATTATCAGATAGCAGAAGTAACAGAAATTAGAAACTATGAAGGAAGAGGCCCAGAGGTAAATGGTCCTGGAGGAACAGAAGACGATAAACTTCAGAAATCACAAGACCACCCACAAGGACACAACCCAACAGAGAAGGAGAAACAgccaaaacaaaaaacaaaaatagtaAATGTAACTGTTACATTGGAGAAAAAGCAGTTGCAGCTGTTAAAACGAGGAGAAAAGAAGGCCTTGGTCCCTAAAAAAATGCATTTGGAGCTACATCGGGAGGGAAGGAAGAcaatgaagaaggagaagaacctggtaGATCAGGATACGACATGGATCACGAATCGACTACCCAACACCTTATGAATGCTGCAAGGCAAGGTGACTTATCACCTACGAAAGTGGAAAAGgcaaaatcagcagcaaaaggtaagaagaagcaacaataatataattttgCAGCACCAAAATTTGGGGTGCACACAAGGAGAACGCTAACAAAATCCAACAATCAGTGATGAATGCTATCATTTGGAATATAAGGTCAGTCACCACACAGCAGGCCTTTGAAAGGTTGACAAAAATGCACAGGCAAAATCACTATGAATTTGTAGGATTAATGGAGCCAAAGCAACAAGTAAAAAAACTGAAAAGGTACAGAAATAAGATAGGACTTGCACATGCAATTTCAAATGTTTCCAACAAGATCTGGGATTTCATAGATGAGGTATTTGAGGTAACTGTTATGTACAATATGGTGCAACAATTAACACTACGCTTGTTTCATACTGAATCGCATGTGGAGTTTGTCTTAACATTGGTATATGCTAAATGTGATGCAATTGAGAGGATAGAATTATGGGATTCATTATATGCAATGGCAAGGGATATGGATGCACCATGGCTTGTAGGAGGTGATTTCAATGTAATATGGGACGAAGAAGAGAAGTTTGGTGGGCTACCTGTGTCATtgaatgaaattgatgattttcgaCACTGCGTCAACACTTGCAATCTCTTCGACCTTGGATTTAAAGGCagcatatttacatggtggaatgggagAGCAGAGGAAGACTGTATATTCAAAAGGCTAGACAGATGCTTGGCCAATGTTGAGTTCCAACAAACATTTCCAGGAATAGAGGTGCAACATTTGTCAAAGACTGGTTCAGATCATAGTCCAATGTATCTGAAGTGTGATATTGAAACTCCACCATTAAAAAAACCTTTTAAGTTCTTGAATTTTTGGGTGGAACATGCGACTTTTAAAGATGTGGTGAAAGAGAATTGGACAGCTCATTTCAGTGCAAATCCTTATATTCTTTTTAatcacaagttaaaaaaattaaagaaggctctttcaTTGTGGAGTAAGGCTACATTTGGAGATATTTTCCAAAAGATAGCAAGCATGGAGGAGGTAGTGATGGTTCATGAAGCAGAATTTGAAGCAAATCCTACAGGGATGAACAGGGAAAGGCTACAAAAGGTTCAGGCAAAATTGATCAAATGTCTTGCACTAGAGGAGAAATATTGGCAACAAAAGGCAGGCATGACTTGGTTCAAGGAAGGGGATAGGAACACTAAGTTCTTCCACGCACAAGTGAGAGGTAGGAGGAAGAGACTTCAGCTTAACAGAATTCAAAATAGTGGAGGAACCTGGATTGAAGATGAACAAGAAATTGCAGAAGAGGCTATCAAATTCTACGAGGAATAGTTCACAGAAGCAGCTACTCCTTCATCATTTGATATCGTAGAACATGTTCCTAATCTGATTAACACTGAGCAGAATGCAAAATTGATTAAGCAGCCAACAAAAGAGGAGGTTAAAGTGGCAGTACTTGGACTTAATGGTGATAGTGTTGGGGGGCCAGATGGTATGACAGGAAAATTCTATCATTCTTGTTAGGACATAATAGGGGATGACCTATACAACATGGTGAGGGCTTTTTTCAATGGTCATGAGCTACCCAAGTGGGTAACACACACCAACCTAGTTCTgctaccaaagaaaaaagaagttaccacTTTTTTTGATTTAAGACCAATAAGCCTCAGTAATTTTTCAAATAAGGTTATATCGAGGGTGGTACATGAAAGGCTAGTGAAATTTCTCCCAAGTCTGATATCACAGGAACATGCAGGTTTTGTTAAGGGGAGGAATATAGTAGAAAAAATCCTTCTAACTCAGGAGATAGTGACTGACATTAGGCTTAGAACTAAGGCTGGACCTAATGTCATCCTGAAGCTAGATATGACCAAAGCTTATGATAGATTATCTTGGCTATTCCTAACCAAGGTACTGAGAAAGATGGGATTCACAGAAAGGTTGATAGGGATTGTCTTTGGATTAGTTTCAAATAATTGGTATTCTATTCTAATCAATGGTCAAGCTCATGGGTTCTTTAAGTCCTCAAGAGGAGTAAAACAAGGTGATCCTGTATCTCCAACTTTGTTTATATTGGCAGCAGAAGCATTATCTAGGGGTCTCAATGCACTACATACTAACCTGTATTTTTGTGGATTTGGGATGCCAAAGTGGAGTCCAAAGATCAATCATTTGGCATATGCAGATGACATGATTATTTTCTCATCCTCAGATGAAACATCTCTGATGCTAATTATGCAAGTGCTGAAGTCATATGAAGCTGCATCTGGGCAACTTGTTAACAAGACCAAATCAGCTGTGTACCTGCATCATTTAACAGACATGGAAGTGGTCAGCAAGGTGGAAATGATCACAGGCATTCATAGGAATGATTTTCCTATCATATATCTAGGTTGTCCTATATtttatgcaaggagaaagctggaATACTATCAACCCCTAATTACTAAGGTAATGGACAAACTGCAATCATGGCAGGGCAAGTTATTATCAGTAGGAGGCAAGGAAATTCTCATATCCCATGTATTGCAAAGCATGCCTATGCATCTACTATCAGCTGTAAACCCTCCaaaatatgtgataaataggTTGTACAAATTATTTGCTCAATTTTTCTGGAGCAGCACTGTAGGAGGAACTAGTAGGCATTGGGATTCATGGAATACCTTATGCATGCCAATTGAGGAAGGAGGAATAGGTTTCAGGTCACTGCATGATGTAGCAAAGGCATTATTCAGCAAGTTGTGGTGTAATTTCAGAACAAAACCAAGCCTATGGAGCTCTTTCGTATGTCAGAAATActgtaaaaaaataaattctgtAATTGTTCCATGGAAAAGAGGGTTTCACATTTGGAGAAAAATGTTGGAATGCAGAGATCTGATTGAACATCAAATCCTTTGGCAAACAAAAAGGGAATCCTCACTATTTTGGTATGAAAACTGGACAGGTCTTGGGGCACTATATTTTTTAGTTCCTCAAGACTTTGGAATTGATGAAAAGGTACATAATGTACATGATGTTACCTTAGATGGTGAGTGGGATGTGGACATGCTATTTCAATTGCTTCCTGAAGACTTAGCAGTACACATTCTGGAGAAATCAAACCACCTTCACCTCAGCAGGTTCTTGACATGCCTTGTTGGATGCTGGAAACAAGAGGATATTTCAGTGTTAAGTCAGCATGGGAGTATACGAGAAGAAGAGACTAAACAAGAACAACTTATAGGATGATTTGGGTAAAGGGActgccttttaaaatagcatttttCATGTGGAAAGTGTGGAAAGCAAAGCTACCTTTAGATGATTTCTTGAAAAGGGTAGGCTGCTGCATGTCATCAAAATGTTGGTGTTGTGTACAACCTGACGAGGAATCTCTTCAGCACTTGTTTTTTAGATCAGAAACTGCAAAGACAACTTGGAAGTATTTTCTATCGAGAGTAGTAATAGCTGTAGAGGGACTTACATTGCACCAAGCAATCACAAAATGTTGGACTGCAAATGTGTGCTTAAGGCTAAAACTAGTAATGCAAGCACTCCCCTCATGCGTAGTCTGGGAACtttggaaaagaagaaatagtatGAAGTATGGTGATGTTGTGACAACTAGCAGGGTGATTTATCAAGTTTCATCAAATCTCCAGGCATTGGTGAAAGTGAGAAAGCCTGGAATGGACATGGTACCTCACAAATGGCAAGATCTATTAGCTATGATGGAAAATTTCACTCCTAAACTTAAGGTTACAAAATTCATGTGGGAATTTCCAAGTGCAGGATGGCTAAAAGTTAATACGGATGGTGCATCGAGGGGAAATCCAGGCAGGAGCTCAATAGGTTTTTGTATAAGAAATGAAAATGGTGACATAGTCAAGTCAGTAGGGAAAGAGATTGAGGAGACAACAAACACAATAGCTGAAGCGAAGGCCATGGTAGAAGAACTAAGGTtctgcagatttcaataatactctcatgtatggcttcaaactgactcaatgttattaaaaaagataatggatgggatctggaaaccaccatggatcataTCTGAGCAGGCAGAGGAAATGATGCAACTAATGAATGGGGAAAATTACACAGTTACTCATATTCATAGGGAGGGCAACAAgctggcagatcacttggctaatTATGCTTTAGATCATGGAGAAATAGAATGCCAACAATTTTGGCATCAAGATGCATAGGGAAGGAGGTTGGTTAATGTAGATAAGCTGCAATGTCCAAGTCTAAGGGTGAAGGTGAACAGGAGATAGgaagcaaagagaaaaggaagagcagGAGTCATGTCAACTTAATCGACCAATATATTCAAATCCTAAGGGAGAAGGATATAATGGTTGGTATTTCTAACTATCTTTTCTCTAGCGCAGTTGCCACTACGATGCTTATGGCACTCCATGCTGCAACTTTCGAGATAACTGATGCTAAAGAACAAAAACACATCAATAATCGAGCACAACAACAAAGACTAATGGCATTGGCAACCCAACCAGCATGGGGTGAAAGCGTGCTTTCAGTTCATTGGATATACAACCAGCATGGTGCAGAAGTGTTTAATATCACACGCATGGTTCAGTTAGAGACAGGATCTGGGAATATAAAAATGATTGCTCCTCATTTCGagcacaacaagaagcaaatGACATTGGAAACACAACTAGCATGTGCAGCAAAAATGTTTTCGAGAAAAGCAGGCAACAAAGGCCAATGCGTTATATTAACGCATGCTTCAATCCACTTTCggattaaataattttttaatatgCACACAAGGTTTAATATGGAAGGCTTGACAGACAACACATGCTGGTGAGCAAAGGAATCAAATGGAAAAGTGGAATGCACATGGAAAGTTATCTAGGATACATAAAAGCATGCAATACTCTAGGATGAAGGTACTATGGGATATATTTCTTTATGTTGCAGCTGTAGGTGGAGCTCACGTGCGTTCCAGCACAAAGCTGTCTCTTTTCATCAGTTCAATCGATGAAGCAAAAGGAACGCAGCAAAGGGGACAGAAGGTGCAGATAACGCACGACAACAGATGTCATGCACACTAACTGTTGTCAAACGTTATGCGATCAACATGTGGGAGAGATTTTTGTTCATAACAAACTCGAGAACTACTGGTGTAATGTTTTGGACAGACGTATGGGAGATAAAAGCAAACCATAACACACACAGCTATGACATTACGAACTTCTGGGCAATAGGAAATACAGGGCTTTTTAATGTTACATTGTTTTTCTATATGGTGACAGCCTATTCTTTAATGGACTCTCAATTGGTGGTATCAATGCAATGCATTCAATCCAATGAGAGAAAATTAAAGATAAGGATGTTATCGATAGGAACAAAAGGCAGTAGTATCGGCCAAAGTGAAGGCATACATTTTGGGAACCTAAAACTATGAGAAGTTTTCTATAAAGTTTTGGACATTCCCAACAGAACAAATGCTTCATTCAAATATTATGCTGATTTTGTGCGAGAGCAGTACAGTCTTTGGAGTGGAAATTAcagcaagaacaacaacaacaagaatggGAATAGGTGCATATGGCTACAGAAGATCGATACTAACAGCAGTAATGCACGCGCAAAGGAAATAAAGCACAACAACTGGAAAATGCAAAGGGACAACGAGCACATACAGGAggcaagaatgaatatgtatggATCATTGCTAATGCacagcagcaacagcagatacTATAATCAAATCTTTGCAGGATTATTAGACAGGAATGGTAAGGAACAAATGCAAGGACAACATGCAGATTTTCAAACGAGAAACACACAAGAAATGGGCTTGCAAAAGAGCACGGACAATAGAATAATGATTCAAATCTGGGCACGTATTGCCTATGTAGATGAATGTGAATACAAGAAGATTATAATGCATATCAATTTAGGAGACAAGAACATTACTCTAATCATATCGTGTCACTTACTACGACCTCTATGGGTGGTATCAGCACTATGTGCTCAATCCCTTGAGGAAAGAAAGGTGACATGCACAAGAATGATAGAGCAAATATGGAGAAAATATAGCTTCAAGAACTACACTTGGAAATGGAACTGGGAGCATCGTCAAGAGCAATCTAAGGATGCAAAGTACATTGGCTTTATTAGTTACTTCATGACTAGTGTAGCTAGCAATCATCGTGTGATATCAATATTGAGCGCACTACTCAATATTGATAATAATTTTAATGTAATTTTCAAATGTTATCACTTTCATAGATTAAGACCACTTGACAATGTAATTTGTtgtttaattttcttttattaataaaaattagCCCTAGGCGCTCATCCTAGTGTTTTGCCAAAAAAAATTGGGTAATTCATGCTAGGGAATCCTATGGTAactaattaggaagcttctaggaagcttggGTGGGGTATTTTAATTGAATTTCAGATTTGTAATAGGCTAGCTTGACTAACAAGACAATAATTAGAGGATAGCTAAGCAAAAAAAAATTGACAAAGGGGCAAAGTGCAAAAAACTAAAAGCTGAGGTTGCCCTGCTTTCTTACCTATAAAGGCgtcatttcttgcctttcaaggcagatttTGGGGGAGAGCtaaaaaaatacagaaatatAGACGGCTGAAAACAATAAAAATTTTACTGTTCCATTAAAATTTCTGAGATTCTAGAGGTTAAAAATGATCTGAACTTGCTGGTTTTCAAGTATTTGGTTCAAGTTTGGCTGCATTTTGATTATTGGGTATCCTTGATCCTTCTGCTGGTCTGAATTTGGCTCAAAACTGGTTGTCTTTGGTTATCTCTGGTTTGATTTTGTTGTTGTGGTTAATCCTGCTACTAAACTATCCACTTCTgcttttgttttgaaatccaGGTATGCCTTGGATCTATTGTATGTGAAGTGTAAATGGGAGCTCATGTAGTTCAAGATAATGAATGTTGATCAATAATAAGTTTCTACTGTCTGTTCACCATCAGATTTGATTTAGTTCTTGCTAGTAGAATTTTGTTTTTATGACAGTCTATTTGGTTAAGCTTGTATTCGAGCTTATGAAGGTACAATTGATTTTGAGGCATTCAGACCTTTAGTATATATTTAAAATGGACTGTAGCTTGCAGATTAATCAGTTGGAATACTTGATTTTTAGTCCATAATCATGGATATAGATACATGTTAATTTAATTTATGAGTGTGGGTTTGTCTGTTCAGCACCAAGGGTGCTTTGTAAGCAACTTcttaaaaaaaacttttgaaaGCTTCATTTTAAATGGGAATCGAGCTGGTTCTGCTCCGTTGGGAAGTTTTGCTTCACGTTGTGTTAAATGCCAAATGATGTTTGTAAAGTTACATTGGCTCTTTTGAAATTGTCTTTGGATATTACCCTTTTGAAGTTAGTCTGAAGTTGTATAAAGTTGTCTGTTAAAACCAGTCTTTGAAGATCAGAGTCCAGCATGATTGTCGGATAGTCACTGAGTTCCGAATTCTGTTTTTAAATGTTTATTTGTTCATTATGTCTTGGAATAATTTGGGTAACTAAAATGGGCATCATGATCGTTTAAGTCAAATATAGAATACTTCAGTTGTTTGAAATTGACTTGGGGTTATTTGACCCCTTTTGCT comes from the Nicotiana sylvestris chromosome 4, ASM39365v2, whole genome shotgun sequence genome and includes:
- the LOC138889968 gene encoding uncharacterized protein; the protein is MIWVKGLPFKIAFFMWKVWKAKLPLDDFLKRVGCCMSSKCWCCVQPDEESLQHLFFRSETAKTTWKYFLSRVVIAVEGLTLHQAITKCWTANVCLRLKLVMQALPSCVVWELWKRRNSMKYGDVVTTSRVIYQVSSNLQALVKVRKPGMDMVPHKWQDLLAMMENFTPKLKVTKFMWEFPSAGWLKVNTDGASRGNPGRSSIGFCIRNENGDIVKSVGKEIEETTNTIAEAKAMIMDGIWKPPWIISEQAEEMMQLMNGENYTVTHIHREGNKLADHLANYALDHGEIECQQFWHQDA
- the LOC138889967 gene encoding uncharacterized protein; this translates as MNAIIWNIRSVTTQQAFERLTKMHRQNHYEFVGLMEPKQQVKKLKRYRNKIGLAHAISNVSNKIWDFIDEVFEVTVMYNMVQQLTLRLFHTESHVEFVLTLVYAKCDAIERIELWDSLYAMARDMDAPWLVGGDFNVIWDEEEKFGGLPVSLNEIDDFRHCVNTCNLFDLGFKGSIFTWWNGRAEEDCIFKRLDRCLANVEFQQTFPGIEVQHLSKTGSDHSPMYLKCDIETPPLKKPFKFLNFWVEHATFKDVVKENWTAHFSANPYILFNHKLKKLKKALSLWSKATFGDIFQKIASMEEVVMVHEAEFEANPTGMNRERLQKVQAKLIKCLALEEKYWQQKAGMTWFKEGDRNTKFFHAQVRGRRKRLQLNRIQNSGGTWIEDEQEIAEEAIKFYEE